The genome window AAACATTTTGGATAATACAAATATTATACATATCAGTAATAATCACTATTATGATAATAACAAATCATGAAAAAATTTTTTTAATAAAAAAAACTAATATAGAAAATATAATAATTAATCCATTTACTTTAATTTTTGAAAATTCAAAATTAACAAATACAGCTTCAATAATAAATTTTATTATATTAATTGCAATTTTATCTTCAAGTAACGCTGGGTTATATGCATCAAGTAGAATGTTATATACATTAGCAATAGATGGTAAAGCTCCTAAAATATTTACAAACATTTCAAAAAACGGAGTACCTAAATATGCATTATATTTGACAACAATAATATCAGGGTGCTATTTAATATACTATAAAATAAATATTAAAAAATTTTATATTGAACTGATAAGAATTTCCAGTATAACTGGCTTCATTACATGGTTAGGAATAATAATTATTCATTATAGATTCAAAATAAATTATAAAAAATTAAAATATGAAAAAAATAAACAATCATACAAATATAAATATTTTCCAATAAAAATAATTTTTTCTTTTATACTATGTATTATAATAACTTTAGGACAAACATATATAACAATATCTTCAAATAATTTACAATTAAAAGAAATTATAATAACTTGTATAGGAATACCATTATTTTTAACTAATTGGTTATGTTACAAAATAATATTTAAAAGTAAAATAATAAAACATAACAATGTTAATTTAAATTATAAAAAAACAAAAAAGAAAAAATGAATATATAAATTTTGGCCCCTCCCCGATTTGAACGGGGGACCAAACGATTATGAGTCGCTTGCTCTGACCACTGAGCTAAGGGGCCATAAATTAAATAAAAAAATTAAAATATGCTAAATAAAATTTAAAATTATAGCCAATTTTTTTGTTTAAAATAAAAATAAGGGGCTAAACCAGCAACTATCATTAAAATTATAGCAAATGGATAACCAAAAATCCACCTAAGTTCAGGCATAAAAATAAAATTCATGCCATAACTAGAAGCCACCAAAGTAGGTGGTAAAAAAATAACAGATACTACAGAAAAAATCTTAATAATCCTATTTTGCTCTATACTAATAAAACCTATAGCAACTTGCATCAAAAAATTAACTTTCTGAAATAATGATTCATTATGAGGTAATAAAGATTCAATATCTCTTAATATTTCTCTAGATTGTTCCCTTTGTTTAATTTGCAAATTAGCTTTACGAACAAGAAAATTTATAGCACGTTGACTATCCATCAAACATAATCTAACTTTCCATCCTATATCTTCTAATTCAGCCAATATAGACAATGCTTCATCGAACTCATCACCCTGCTGACCTTCCATAATAATTTTACTTAATTTTTCTAAAGAACTATACATATATTCAATTTCATCAGCAAGTTGTTCAACTTTTATTTCAAATAAATCTAAAAATAATTCATAAACATTGCCATTAATAAATTTTTGTTTACTTATTCTCATAAAATATAATTTAAAAGTTAATAATTCTTTTTCTCGTAAAGTATACAATCGATTATCAACTATTGTAAAAGCAACGGTAGAATTTCCAGATCTTTCTATGGAATTATGAAAAAAGAAAAAAGAATGTATATGCAAACCATCTTCATTTTCAAAAAAACGAGCAGAAGCTTCAATATCTTCTAATTCTGGACGACTAGCTAATATTTGACCCAACTTATTACGTATAAATTCTCTCTCCTCATCTTTAGGATCAATTAAATCCACCCATATAGAGGATTCGAAATTCTCTACATTATTATTAGATTCTATATCTATCTTTTTTAAACGATTATTATCTAATTTGAATATAGCTAACATGTTAAAATCCTAATTCTAAACAACAAATATACTATTTTAAATCTAATAAAATAGGAAATAAATATAAAACGATCAAAACAATAATTTATTATTAAACAGATATCAATAACATAATAATGTTAATCCAAATAACACATAAATGCTACAATAATTATATTTTATATAAATAAAAAAATAATATTTATATATTCTTAAAACAAAAAAATATAAATAACATATATTCTTTACTCATTAATTTAAAAATAAAAAAATAACTACAAATAAATATGTTAAATATAATAAATATCTAAATTAAATAATAAATAATCACTAAAATTAATAATTTTTTATCTAAATAGCCATTACAAATATAGATAAATAAAATATAATAAAAATAAGTATTTAAATTTCAAAAAAATAAATAAAAAAAAACAAACAAAAATGTTAAAAAAAAAAATTAAAATAGCAACAAGAAATAGTCCTTTAGCTATAAAACAAGCAGAATATGTAAAAAAAAAAATACAACACATATATCCTAAAATAAATGTAGAATTATTTCCTGTAATTACAAAAAATAACAAAATATCAAAAAAAATCTTAAACGATCAATTAAATAAAGGAATATTTGTTAAAAATCTAGAAATAGCACTATTAAAAAAAGACGCAGATTTAGCTGTTCATTCAGTAAAAGATTTATCAACAAAACTTCCAGATGGACTAATTTTAACAGCTATTTGTAAACGTGATAATGCATTAGATGCATTTATATCAAACCATTATAAAACAATAGAATCACTAATTGAAGGATCTACAATAGGAACATCAAGCCCAAGAAGAAAATCACAAATACTAAATTATAAAAAAAACATACTTATAAAACCTATAAGAGGAAATATAGAAACAAGACTAAAATTATTAGATTTGGGAAAATATGATGCAATAATATTAGCTGTTGCAGGATTAAAAAGATTAGGTTTAGAAAATAGAATAAATCAAATAATATCAACAAATATATCTTTACCTTCAGGAGGACAAGGAGCTATTGGAATAGAATGCTTAATTAATAATTATAAAATAATTTCTTTATTAAAAAAAATAAATCACAAAGATTCAGAAATATTAATTAAAGCGGAACGATCATTTAATAAGGAATTAAATTCCGAATGTCAATTACCTATAGGTAGTTATGCAACACTTAAAAATAATAAAATATGCTTAAAAGGGATAATAGGATCAATAAATGGAACATGCCTTATAAAGGACAAACAAATAGGAAATAAAGAACAAGCAAATATTATAGGAAAAAAACTAGCAAAAAAAATAATTAAAAATGGAGGTAAAGAAATAATAAAATCTTTTATAAAAAAAAAACATGACAATTTTAATATTAAGACCACATCCATATGGAAAAAAACTAGCAAAAAAATTATTTGACCTAGGTTTTAACACATATAATTTATCATTAATAACATTTAAAAAAGGAAAAAATTTAAAATTATTACCTAAAATATTTACTTTATTAAAAAATAAAGATCTAATATTTGTATTATCACAACAAACAATAAAATTTGTTAATAACTTTTTAAATAGATTAAACTTAAAATGGCCCATAAAACCAATTTATTATGCAATAGGAGAAAATACTGCATTAAAATTAAAAAAAAATATTAACAAAAAAATTAATTATCCCGAAAATAAAGCAAACATGGAAACATTAATTAATTTATTAAAATTACAAGATTTAAAGGGAAAAACAACTCTAGTACTTCAAAGTAATAATAGTAGAAATTTATTAAAAAAAATCTTAAAAAAAAATGGTGCAAAAATCATATCTATAGAATGCTATAAACAAATAAATAAAAAAATAAATAAAAAAAAAGAAATAAATAAACTAAAAAAATATAAAATAAAAGAAATAGTAGTAACAAGCAAAAAAATTTTAAAAAAATTGTATAAATTAATACCACCCAAAGATCGAATAAAATGGTTGTTAAAATGTAAAATTGTAGTAATAAGTAAAAGATTAGCAAAAATAGCATATAAATTAGGTTGGAAAAAAATTTACATATCAGAAAAAGCAAATAATAACTCATTAATAAAAACATTAAAACAGATAATATAACTACTAAAAAATAGTATTTCTTATATAATCAGGTAAAAAATAAATGAAATTTTACGACAAAGATATAAAAAAATGGATTGAAAACGGTAAAATACTCATAAAACCAAAACCTAAAAAAAATAACATTAAAGAAGCTAGTATAGATATACATTTAGGCAATAAATTTCGTGTATTTAATAAAAATAATCATGGATATATAGATTTAAAAAAATACGAAATAAATAAAAATAACAAAATAAATAAAATTATTAGCAAAGAAATAAACATTTCTAACAATAAAAAATTTTATTTATATCCTCAAGAAATGGCATTAGGAATAACAAAAGAATATGTAAATTTACCAAATAATTTAATTGGAACATTATATGGACGTTCATCTCTAGCTAGAATAGGATTAATGATACACATAACAGCAAATCGTATAGATCCAGGATGGTGTGGTAACATTGTGTTAGAATTCTATAACTTTAATAAATTACCATTGCTATTATATCCTGGAATGATTATAGGAGCACTATCTTTTGAAAAACTATCAGGTTATGTGAAAAGATCATATAATACAAGAAAAAATTCAAAATATAAAAATCAAAAAAATATATTAAATAACTAAAAAATATAATTTCTAAAAAAATTAAAAAATTAATTTCTTAAACCTATACCTTTCTCAAAGAGAAACCACAAAAAAAAATAAAACAAAAAAATAAAAAAAAACAATACTAATAAAGTAAAAATAATAGGAACATCTTGAATTCCTAAAAAACCAAAACGAAAACCACTAATCATATATACAATAGGATTAAATTTAGAAATAGTTTTCCAAAAAGAAGGTAATAAGTTAAGTGAATAAAACACACCACCTAAATAAGTTAATGGGGTTAAAACAAAAGTAGGTACTAAACTAATATCATCAAATGTTTTTGCAAAAACTGCATTTAATAAACCTGCTAATGAAAATAAAAAAGCAGTTAAAAAAATAATCAAAAATATCATAAAAAAAGAATATATTTTAAATGAAATAAAAAATAATAAAATCATATTAACTAAAAAACCAACACATATACCTCTAGCAACACCACCACCAACATACCCTAAAATTATTATATGCGATGGGACAGGAGCTACTAATAATTCTTCAATATTCCTTTGAAATTTAGCACTAAAAAACGATGAAGCAACATTTGAATAAGAATTGTTAATAACCGACATCATAATTAAACCTGGCATAATAAATTTAATATAACAAAAACCATCCATAGTTCCAATATGATCACCAATTAAATTACCAAAAATAATAAAATATAATGTCATAGTAATAACTGGAGGGATTATAGTTTGAATCCATATTCTAGAAAATCTATTAATTTCCTTACTCCATATACTCTTTAAAGCTACCCAATATAATTGGGTCATAAATTTTCTCCTTTATTATTTTTAATAAGTTTAACAAATAATTCTTCCAATCTATTAGATTTATTACGCATACTAAATACTTTAATACCTTGTAAATTTAATTGATTAAATACAGAATTTAAACCCTGACTACGCATAACTTCTACTTCTAATGTATATTGATCAATTAATTTATACTTAAATCCCCTTAAATTTATATTTCTATTTTGCATTAAAATATCAAATATAAAAGTTTGAAATTTTAATTTAGATAATAATAATTTCATTGAACTATTTTCTATTAATAAACCCTTATTAAATATACCAATATTTTTACACAAATTTTCAACTTCTTCCAAATAATGAGTAGTCAAAATTATAGTTACACCATTATAATTTAAATTCTTTAAATATTTCCAAATAAATCTACGTAATTCAATATCAACACCTGCTGTAGGCTCATCTAAAATTAATAACTTAGGATTATGCATTAAAGTTCTAGCTAACATTAAACGTCTTTTCATACCGCCAGATAACATACGTGCTATTTCATTTCTCTTATCCCATAAATTTAATTCACCTAAATATTTCTTAGCACGAATACGGGCTTCATACTTACAAACACCATAATAACCAGCTTGGTTAACTACTATTTGTAAAACTGTTTCAAATGGATTAAAATTAAACTCCTGAGGTACTAATCCTAAATGACGCTTTGCATTAACAGTATCAAATTCTAAATTATGACCAAAAATAAATATTTTACCAGTAGTTTTATTAACTAAAGAGGTAATAATACCAATAGCTGTAGATTTACCAGCACCATTAGGACCTAATAACGCATAAAAATCACCTATTTTGACATTTAAAGATATATCTTTAAGAGCATAAATTTCATTACAATATATTTTACTAATATTTATTAATTCAAGTGCATACTTCATAAATAAAAACCTTAAATAAAATAATAAATAAAACAAAATTAATTTAAAAATCACCTAAATTTATAATATTAATTTAAAATTTATACATAAAAAATAAAATATTTTTAATTAACAACAACTTTTCCTATATAAGATAAATGTCTGTAATTTTGATTATAATCAATACCATAACCAATAACAAATTCATTAGATATAGTAAACCCAATATATTTAATAAATATATTTACTTCTCTACATGATGGTTTATCCAATAAAGTACAAATAGATAACGAATTGGGTTTGCGTAACAATAACATTTCATAAACTTTACTTATGGTATAACCGGAATCTATTATATCTTCAACAATTAATACATCTTTATCATAAATATTTCCATCTAAATCTTTAATAATCTTTACATCTCTAGAAGAAAACATATTACTACCATAACTTGATACAGTCATAAAATCTACTTCATGAGGAATATTAATTACTCTACATAAATCAGATACAAAAATAAAAGACCCTCTCAATAAACCAATCAATATAAATTTTTTATTTATATTAAAGTAATCCTGTGTAATCTGTTTACCTAAATAATTAACCTTTGAATTTATATCATCAGAAGAAATCAACTTTTCAATATAATATTTCATAAAATAATAATACAAAATTAATAATACTTTATATTATTATAAGACACTACTATTTCTTTAAATTAAAATATAAATTTAACTTTATAAAATATTTTAGAAAAGATAAAAAAAAAGAAAATATTTTTTTATAATCTATTTTAAATAACTTCAACACTTAAAATAAAATAAAAATAAAAAACCTTACAAATAAAACTAAAAAAATGAAATATCTTTAAATAAACCAACTTTTAAATCTGATGCTATATAAATTATTTTATTATCTACAATAACTTTACCATTTGCGATTCCCAAAACTAATCTTCTATTAATAACACGTTTAAAATGAATACAATATGTAATCTTTTTAGTATTAGGTAAAATTTGACCAGTGAATTTTACTTCACCAACTCCTAAAGCCCTTCCTTTACCTTTATATCCCAGCCAACCTAAATAAAACCCAACTAACTGCCACATAGCATCCAAACCTAAACAACCAGGCATAACCGGATCATTAACAAAATGATAATTAAAAAACCATAAATTAGAAAAAATATCTAACTCAGCCTCTATATAACCTTTTTTATAAAAACCACCGTTACTATTTATTTTAATAATACGATCTATCATTAACATTTTACCAATTGGTAAAAATGGACCATCAAATCCAAATAATCTACCATACCCGGAAGAAATTAAATCATCTTTATTATAAAAACTACGTCTATCAAACATGTAATATAAAAATATTCCACAAATAATAAAATATAAAAAAATTAAAATAAAACTTATTATTACTAATAATAAACTTTATTTAACATTAAAAAAAAAAATAATAACAAAATAATAATAAATAAAAATAACTTACATAATACAAGTATATTTTAATATATAAAACAAAAATCTAAAATAAATATTTATTAAAATATTAAGATTCAATTTCAGCACGTAACTTTTTCATAGCACTTCTTTCAAGCTGTCTAACTCGTTCAGCTGATAAACCATAAAAATTAGCTAATTCTTGTAATGTAATTTTTTTATTATCATTTAACCATCTAGAAAAAATAATATGTTTACTACGCTTATCCAAAATCTTCATCGCATGATTTAATTTATTAGTAATACTATTTTCCCAATCTTTTTCTTCAAAAGAATCAGCAAAATTAGATGTTTTGTCTCTTAAATAATAAACAGGAGCTAAAGATTTATTATTGATTAATTCATCATCAATAGGTATATCAAATGTAATATCTTGTGCAGACATCCTAGACTCCATTTCACAAACATCCTTTTTACTTACACCTAATTCCTTAGCAACCCTATTTAATTCTTCTTGATTAAACCAACCCATTCTTTTTTTAGTCTTACGTAAATTAAAAAATAATTTACGTTGTGCTTTAGTAGTAGCTACTTTAACAATACGCCAATTTCTTAAAACATATTCATGAATCTCCGCCTTAATCCAATGCACGGCAAAAGAAACTAAACGTACACCAATATCAGGATTAAATCTTTTAACAGCTTTCATTAATCCTATATTACCTTCTTGAATTAAATCAGCTTGCTGTAAACCATAACCAGAATAAT of Candidatus Purcelliella pentastirinorum contains these proteins:
- the rpoH gene encoding RNA polymerase sigma factor RpoH → MNSELQISFISPLGNLESYIKAANSWPILSAGKEQVLAKKLYNHCDLNSAKILILSHLRFVIHIARNYSGYGLQQADLIQEGNIGLMKAVKRFNPDIGVRLVSFAVHWIKAEIHEYVLRNWRIVKVATTKAQRKLFFNLRKTKKRMGWFNQEELNRVAKELGVSKKDVCEMESRMSAQDITFDIPIDDELINNKSLAPVYYLRDKTSNFADSFEEKDWENSITNKLNHAMKILDKRSKHIIFSRWLNDNKKITLQELANFYGLSAERVRQLERSAMKKLRAEIES
- a CDS encoding uroporphyrinogen-III synthase, producing the protein MTILILRPHPYGKKLAKKLFDLGFNTYNLSLITFKKGKNLKLLPKIFTLLKNKDLIFVLSQQTIKFVNNFLNRLNLKWPIKPIYYAIGENTALKLKKNINKKINYPENKANMETLINLLKLQDLKGKTTLVLQSNNSRNLLKKILKKNGAKIISIECYKQINKKINKKKEINKLKKYKIKEIVVTSKKILKKLYKLIPPKDRIKWLLKCKIVVISKRLAKIAYKLGWKKIYISEKANNNSLIKTLKQII
- the dcd gene encoding dCTP deaminase, which translates into the protein MKFYDKDIKKWIENGKILIKPKPKKNNIKEASIDIHLGNKFRVFNKNNHGYIDLKKYEINKNNKINKIISKEINISNNKKFYLYPQEMALGITKEYVNLPNNLIGTLYGRSSLARIGLMIHITANRIDPGWCGNIVLEFYNFNKLPLLLYPGMIIGALSFEKLSGYVKRSYNTRKNSKYKNQKNILNN
- a CDS encoding amino acid permease, with protein sequence MKIKHLIMITIGSSIGTGLFISLGNAIVKYGILLTIISYTLISVMVYFLMNIIGELIILLPKSESFANYGSKYVEEGFGFSLGWNYWYNWVLTITINLISTQIIMSYWYPKIPSYIWGTLFLTIIFLINFLSIKNFGEIEYWLSLIKILIIFLFLIIGSITILNIIQKKEILINWETIRNDFYKNNIYTFIKITTIIGFSFQGVELIAITVKEIKKPKKNIKKIINKTFWIIQILYISVIITIMIITNHEKIFLIKKTNIENIIINPFTLIFENSKLTNTASIINFIILIAILSSSNAGLYASSRMLYTLAIDGKAPKIFTNISKNGVPKYALYLTTIISGCYLIYYKINIKKFYIELIRISSITGFITWLGIIIIHYRFKINYKKLKYEKNKQSYKYKYFPIKIIFSFILCIIITLGQTYITISSNNLQLKEIIITCIGIPLFLTNWLCYKIIFKSKIIKHNNVNLNYKKTKKKK
- the fabA gene encoding bifunctional 3-hydroxydecanoyl-ACP dehydratase/trans-2-decenoyl-ACP isomerase, whose amino-acid sequence is MFDRRSFYNKDDLISSGYGRLFGFDGPFLPIGKMLMIDRIIKINSNGGFYKKGYIEAELDIFSNLWFFNYHFVNDPVMPGCLGLDAMWQLVGFYLGWLGYKGKGRALGVGEVKFTGQILPNTKKITYCIHFKRVINRRLVLGIANGKVIVDNKIIYIASDLKVGLFKDISFF
- the hemC gene encoding hydroxymethylbilane synthase produces the protein MLKKKIKIATRNSPLAIKQAEYVKKKIQHIYPKINVELFPVITKNNKISKKILNDQLNKGIFVKNLEIALLKKDADLAVHSVKDLSTKLPDGLILTAICKRDNALDAFISNHYKTIESLIEGSTIGTSSPRRKSQILNYKKNILIKPIRGNIETRLKLLDLGKYDAIILAVAGLKRLGLENRINQIISTNISLPSGGQGAIGIECLINNYKIISLLKKINHKDSEILIKAERSFNKELNSECQLPIGSYATLKNNKICLKGIIGSINGTCLIKDKQIGNKEQANIIGKKLAKKIIKNGGKEIIKSFIKKKHDNFNIKTTSIWKKTSKKII
- the corA gene encoding magnesium/cobalt transporter CorA, translated to MLAIFKLDNNRLKKIDIESNNNVENFESSIWVDLIDPKDEEREFIRNKLGQILASRPELEDIEASARFFENEDGLHIHSFFFFHNSIERSGNSTVAFTIVDNRLYTLREKELLTFKLYFMRISKQKFINGNVYELFLDLFEIKVEQLADEIEYMYSSLEKLSKIIMEGQQGDEFDEALSILAELEDIGWKVRLCLMDSQRAINFLVRKANLQIKQREQSREILRDIESLLPHNESLFQKVNFLMQVAIGFISIEQNRIIKIFSVVSVIFLPPTLVASSYGMNFIFMPELRWIFGYPFAIILMIVAGLAPYFYFKQKNWL
- a CDS encoding ABC transporter ATP-binding protein, which translates into the protein MKYALELINISKIYCNEIYALKDISLNVKIGDFYALLGPNGAGKSTAIGIITSLVNKTTGKIFIFGHNLEFDTVNAKRHLGLVPQEFNFNPFETVLQIVVNQAGYYGVCKYEARIRAKKYLGELNLWDKRNEIARMLSGGMKRRLMLARTLMHNPKLLILDEPTAGVDIELRRFIWKYLKNLNYNGVTIILTTHYLEEVENLCKNIGIFNKGLLIENSSMKLLLSKLKFQTFIFDILMQNRNINLRGFKYKLIDQYTLEVEVMRSQGLNSVFNQLNLQGIKVFSMRNKSNRLEELFVKLIKNNKGENL
- a CDS encoding ABC transporter permease, which produces MTQLYWVALKSIWSKEINRFSRIWIQTIIPPVITMTLYFIIFGNLIGDHIGTMDGFCYIKFIMPGLIMMSVINNSYSNVASSFFSAKFQRNIEELLVAPVPSHIIILGYVGGGVARGICVGFLVNMILLFFISFKIYSFFMIFLIIFLTAFLFSLAGLLNAVFAKTFDDISLVPTFVLTPLTYLGGVFYSLNLLPSFWKTISKFNPIVYMISGFRFGFLGIQDVPIIFTLLVLFFFIFLFYFFLWFLFEKGIGLRN
- the hpt gene encoding hypoxanthine phosphoribosyltransferase, with protein sequence MKYYIEKLISSDDINSKVNYLGKQITQDYFNINKKFILIGLLRGSFIFVSDLCRVINIPHEVDFMTVSSYGSNMFSSRDVKIIKDLDGNIYDKDVLIVEDIIDSGYTISKVYEMLLLRKPNSLSICTLLDKPSCREVNIFIKYIGFTISNEFVIGYGIDYNQNYRHLSYIGKVVVN